In Luteimonas viscosa, the following proteins share a genomic window:
- a CDS encoding TIGR00645 family protein — MPTSNPTPRLPPLAYVIFGSRWLQLPLYLGLIVAQCVYVFLFIKELTHLVTDANTLTEQGIMLLVLGLIDVVMISNLLVMVIVGGYETFVSRLGLQNHPDQPEWLSHVNASVLKVKLAMAIIGISSIHLLKTFIAAGEVGLPVCGSAEYIAALVTHAGAVADGLALDAPVCTKVTSAGVMWQSIIHGAFILSAIGIAYTDKLMTGSTARREHAGGH; from the coding sequence ATGCCGACTTCCAACCCCACCCCGCGCCTGCCGCCGCTCGCCTACGTGATCTTCGGCTCGCGCTGGCTGCAGTTGCCGCTGTATCTCGGGCTGATCGTGGCGCAATGCGTGTACGTGTTCCTGTTCATCAAGGAACTGACGCACCTGGTGACCGACGCCAACACCCTGACCGAGCAGGGGATCATGCTGCTGGTCCTGGGGCTGATCGACGTGGTGATGATCTCCAACCTGCTGGTGATGGTGATCGTCGGCGGCTACGAGACCTTCGTCTCGCGCCTGGGCCTGCAGAACCACCCCGACCAGCCCGAGTGGCTGAGCCACGTCAACGCCAGCGTGCTCAAGGTCAAGCTGGCGATGGCGATCATCGGCATCTCCTCGATCCACCTGCTCAAGACCTTCATCGCCGCCGGAGAAGTCGGTTTGCCGGTGTGCGGAAGCGCGGAGTACATCGCCGCCCTGGTCACCCACGCCGGCGCGGTCGCCGATGGCCTGGCGCTGGACGCGCCGGTCTGCACCAAGGTGACCTCGGCGGGGGTGATGTGGCAGTCGATCATCCATGGCGCCTTCATCCTGTCGGCGATCGGCATCGCTTACACGGACAAGCTGATGACCGGCAGCACCGCCCGGCGCGAACACGCGGGCGGGCACTGA
- a CDS encoding TonB-dependent receptor, with amino-acid sequence MNHKLKGLKSKAMFTFVGGMLVINPAFAQDPAPQQPAAQQAQTTTDDASTLDTVIVTGLRNSLENSMNIKRDTPGVVDAISAEDIGKFPDTNLAESLQRITGISIERRDGEGAQVTARGFGPGYNLVTLNGRQIPGADGFSSGGLEIGGVGSGTRGFNFAQLASEAVSGVTVYKTGRASQPSGGIGATIDILTSRPFNYPGGEIIASGGIKGVSDDSQVLDSDITPEVSGIFSYANPDKTWGVSVNASYQERHGGSVQATQNGWNVARWTGSDSRFRPDAVIENAPTVGQLYSMPNDVRYAYQDFERERTNAQAVLQFAPTDAVVFTLDYTHSSNEIAQNRGEQTMWLQNSLTHVTYDGNPDVATPVYIRDLAGGGKDFGFEQQRDEQKFELDSIGLNVRWDVTDRFSLNFDGHSTKNNSRPNDPITGGSSTAFSFGGFAPDPSTNNWTQEYEFNNGLPIAWRTLYPTTADALAGTNGVINPDFPPEQFGSQILRIWSTRQDSEIKQGRIDGEFAFDNGRFRFGVDSSDTRMRRLNVDGHAHLMTLGDWGSVDRGQIASLASLLSQFSITDQFDDFDVGQAASNVWIGNASEMAVWAEGLCASGTEPEAWAANNRCDNISSQVRTVYDADNQVQEKTRSVYIQWEQDGMLGDFPTYTVAGLRYEKTDLTSTSTIQVPGSIAWLSNNDFQVRTSPESMPFSETNSYSYLLPNLDFSIDFTSELKGRASFSKTIARAPYGNLYAGPTAGGPSGSTLYGEQFRATGTAQNPSLLPLESDNLDFGMEWYFAPASFIGVTYWNKRVTNFIGNTVVRENLYDLYDPTTGADAQAANEFLASAQCAAQVTAAGGDPAEGCAQNYTTLFAATALLRYAGETGGLAAYDGSNAQSLALEAQYDIIGDAALGDPEYMFDVNRPVNQRAAKLRGWEIGGQYFFGDTGFGVQANYTIVKGDVAVDRAADPGTDVFALTGLSDTANAVLMYEKYGWSARLAWNWRDEYLLAANQNGNNRNPYFVEAYDQIDLTVSYQLTDQLAIAAEVINLTGEDVRWNARSENQFVRVVDQSPRYMVGLRYAF; translated from the coding sequence ATGAACCACAAGTTGAAAGGTTTGAAGTCGAAGGCGATGTTCACCTTCGTCGGCGGCATGCTGGTCATCAATCCGGCATTCGCGCAGGATCCTGCGCCGCAACAACCCGCAGCACAGCAGGCGCAGACGACCACGGACGACGCCTCGACGCTCGACACGGTCATCGTCACCGGCCTGCGCAACAGCCTCGAAAACTCGATGAACATCAAGCGCGACACCCCCGGGGTGGTCGACGCGATCAGCGCCGAGGACATCGGCAAGTTCCCGGACACCAACCTCGCCGAATCGCTGCAGCGCATCACCGGCATCTCGATCGAGCGCCGCGACGGCGAAGGCGCCCAGGTCACCGCGCGTGGCTTCGGCCCGGGCTACAACCTGGTCACCCTCAACGGCCGCCAGATCCCGGGTGCCGATGGTTTCAGCAGCGGCGGGCTTGAGATCGGCGGCGTCGGTTCCGGTACCCGTGGCTTCAACTTCGCCCAGCTGGCCTCCGAGGCCGTCAGCGGCGTGACCGTGTACAAGACCGGCCGTGCGAGCCAGCCCAGCGGCGGCATCGGCGCCACAATCGACATCCTCACCTCGCGTCCCTTCAACTACCCGGGCGGCGAGATCATCGCCAGTGGCGGGATCAAGGGGGTGTCCGACGATTCGCAGGTCCTCGACAGCGACATCACCCCCGAAGTCTCGGGCATCTTCAGCTACGCAAACCCGGACAAGACCTGGGGCGTGAGCGTGAATGCCAGCTACCAGGAGCGTCACGGCGGCTCGGTCCAGGCCACCCAGAACGGCTGGAACGTGGCCCGCTGGACCGGTTCGGACAGCCGCTTCCGCCCGGACGCGGTGATCGAGAACGCGCCGACGGTCGGCCAGCTGTACTCCATGCCGAACGACGTGCGATACGCATACCAGGACTTCGAGCGCGAGCGCACCAACGCCCAGGCGGTGCTGCAGTTCGCCCCGACCGATGCGGTGGTCTTCACCCTGGACTACACCCACTCGAGCAACGAGATCGCCCAGAATCGTGGCGAGCAGACCATGTGGCTGCAGAACAGCCTGACCCACGTGACCTACGACGGCAACCCGGATGTGGCGACCCCGGTCTACATCCGTGACCTTGCCGGCGGCGGCAAGGACTTCGGCTTCGAGCAGCAGCGCGACGAGCAGAAGTTCGAGCTCGACTCGATCGGCCTGAACGTGCGCTGGGACGTCACCGACCGCTTCTCGCTGAACTTCGACGGCCACAGCACCAAGAACAATAGCCGTCCGAACGACCCGATCACCGGGGGCAGCTCCACCGCATTCAGCTTCGGTGGCTTCGCCCCGGATCCGAGCACCAACAACTGGACCCAGGAATACGAGTTCAACAACGGCCTGCCGATCGCGTGGCGCACGCTGTACCCGACCACCGCGGACGCGCTGGCCGGAACCAACGGCGTGATCAATCCGGATTTCCCCCCGGAGCAGTTCGGCAGCCAGATCCTGCGCATCTGGTCGACCCGCCAGGACAGCGAGATCAAGCAGGGCCGCATCGACGGTGAGTTCGCGTTCGACAATGGCCGCTTCCGGTTCGGCGTCGACTCCAGCGATACCAGGATGCGCCGCCTGAACGTCGACGGCCATGCGCACCTGATGACCCTGGGTGACTGGGGTTCGGTCGACCGCGGCCAGATCGCCAGCCTCGCTTCGCTGCTGAGCCAGTTCAGCATCACCGACCAGTTCGACGACTTCGACGTCGGTCAGGCCGCCTCGAACGTGTGGATCGGCAACGCCAGCGAGATGGCCGTGTGGGCCGAAGGCCTGTGCGCCAGCGGTACCGAGCCCGAGGCCTGGGCGGCCAACAACCGTTGCGACAACATCTCGTCCCAGGTCCGTACCGTCTATGACGCTGACAACCAGGTCCAGGAGAAGACCCGCTCGGTGTACATCCAGTGGGAGCAGGACGGCATGCTTGGCGACTTCCCGACCTACACGGTTGCCGGCCTGCGGTACGAGAAGACCGACCTGACGTCGACCTCGACCATCCAGGTGCCGGGTAGCATCGCGTGGCTGTCGAACAACGACTTCCAGGTGCGGACCTCGCCCGAATCCATGCCGTTCAGCGAGACCAACAGCTACAGCTACCTGCTGCCGAACCTCGACTTCAGCATCGACTTCACTTCCGAGCTGAAGGGTCGTGCGTCGTTCAGCAAGACCATCGCCCGCGCGCCGTACGGCAACCTGTATGCCGGCCCGACCGCAGGGGGCCCGAGCGGTTCGACCCTCTACGGCGAGCAGTTCCGCGCCACGGGCACCGCCCAGAACCCGTCGCTGCTGCCGCTCGAGTCCGACAACCTGGACTTCGGCATGGAGTGGTACTTCGCTCCGGCCAGCTTCATCGGCGTGACGTACTGGAACAAGCGCGTCACGAACTTCATCGGCAACACCGTGGTGCGCGAGAACCTGTACGACCTGTACGACCCGACCACCGGTGCGGACGCGCAGGCGGCCAATGAGTTCCTGGCCAGCGCGCAATGCGCTGCGCAGGTGACTGCGGCGGGTGGCGACCCGGCCGAGGGTTGCGCCCAGAACTACACCACCCTGTTCGCTGCCACCGCGCTGCTCCGTTACGCCGGCGAGACCGGCGGCCTGGCGGCGTACGACGGTTCCAACGCGCAGTCGCTTGCGCTCGAGGCCCAGTACGACATCATCGGCGATGCCGCCCTTGGCGACCCGGAGTACATGTTCGACGTCAATCGCCCGGTCAACCAGCGTGCGGCCAAGCTGCGCGGCTGGGAAATCGGCGGACAGTACTTCTTCGGCGACACTGGCTTCGGCGTCCAGGCCAACTACACCATTGTGAAGGGTGACGTGGCCGTGGACCGTGCCGCCGATCCGGGTACGGACGTGTTTGCCCTGACCGGCCTGAGCGACACCGCCAACGCCGTGCTGATGTACGAGAAGTACGGCTGGTCGGCGCGCCTGGCCTGGAACTGGCGTGACGAGTATCTCCTGGCTGCCAACCAGAACGGCAACAACCGCAACCCGTACTTCGTCGAGGCCTACGACCAGATCGACCTGACCGTGAGCTATCAGCTGACCGACCAACTGGCGATTGCGGCCGAAGTCATCAACCTCACGGGCGAGGACGTCCGCTGGAACGCGCGTTCGGAGAACCAGTTCGTGCGCGTGGTCGACCAGTCCCCGCGGTACATGGTGGGTCTGCGTTACGCGTTCTGA
- a CDS encoding SapC family protein, translating into MARYELLNNVAHSHLRVSARFSADYGDDVGMVEAFPSEFAEMQREYPIFFRKDSDGSFHAVALLGFGPNENLYLRDDAWQANYLPAVIARGPFLIGFQEQMVDGELRNEPVLHVDLDHPRVRDGHGHPVFAPQGGHSAYLEKVIRVLRGLHAGAGAAKTMYAELERLELIQPVQLDVRFDDDSRINLEGLYGIDRERLAALDAAQLHQLHGAGWLEGAYLLLASVHNMQRLVAEKQRRLHAQAAGRAV; encoded by the coding sequence ATGGCCCGTTACGAACTGCTCAACAACGTCGCGCACAGCCACCTGCGCGTTTCAGCGCGTTTCAGCGCCGATTACGGCGATGATGTCGGCATGGTCGAGGCATTCCCGTCCGAGTTCGCCGAGATGCAGCGCGAATACCCGATTTTCTTCCGCAAGGATTCCGACGGCTCGTTCCATGCCGTCGCACTTCTCGGCTTCGGGCCCAACGAGAACCTGTACCTGCGTGATGACGCATGGCAGGCCAATTACCTGCCGGCGGTGATCGCGCGAGGTCCGTTCCTGATCGGCTTCCAGGAGCAGATGGTCGACGGCGAACTGCGCAACGAGCCGGTGCTGCACGTCGACCTGGATCATCCGCGCGTGCGCGATGGCCACGGCCACCCGGTGTTCGCGCCGCAAGGTGGTCATAGCGCGTACCTTGAGAAGGTGATCCGGGTGCTGCGCGGGTTGCACGCCGGCGCCGGCGCGGCCAAGACCATGTACGCAGAGCTGGAGCGCCTGGAGCTGATCCAGCCGGTGCAGCTGGACGTGAGGTTCGACGACGACAGCCGGATCAATCTGGAAGGTCTGTATGGCATCGACCGGGAGCGCCTTGCCGCGCTGGACGCGGCGCAGCTGCACCAGCTGCACGGCGCCGGCTGGCTGGAGGGTGCGTACCTGCTGCTGGCCTCGGTGCACAACATGCAGCGGCTGGTCGCCGAAAAGCAGCGCAGGCTGCACGCACAGGCAGCGGGCCGGGCGGTCTGA
- a CDS encoding cupin-like domain-containing protein: MFDRLPKVRVLEGFSAGTLPVERLIAENLPTVLPGVARQWGLVQAGLESPRTAMEQLRASYNGRPVQYNWGDPATAGRPFYNDDFTALNCQVRRGTLDQVLDELASHLDDPAPPTYYVASLLVDSCLPALREHNDLGLERHGISAPPSIWIGNRVTASCHYDAPSNIACCAVGRRRFTVFPPEQVHNLYPGPLQPTPGGQAVSVVDFDAPDLERYPRFAAAMEAGQTVVLEPGDAIFIPSLWWHHVKGLDPFTVLVNYWWSSMPEWIPTPMHALNMALWSIRDRPEHEKRAWRETFEYYVFGPAERAGEHLPPPARGELGPFDEMASRRMRAALIAKLNR, encoded by the coding sequence ATGTTTGACCGGCTGCCCAAGGTGCGTGTCCTGGAGGGTTTCAGCGCCGGGACCTTGCCGGTCGAGCGGCTCATTGCCGAGAATCTGCCCACCGTGCTTCCGGGCGTGGCTCGCCAGTGGGGCCTGGTGCAGGCCGGGCTGGAGTCGCCGCGTACGGCGATGGAACAGCTGCGTGCCAGCTACAACGGGCGCCCGGTGCAGTACAACTGGGGCGATCCGGCCACCGCCGGCCGGCCGTTCTACAACGATGATTTCACCGCACTGAACTGCCAGGTGCGTCGCGGGACATTGGACCAGGTGCTGGACGAGCTGGCCTCGCATCTGGACGACCCGGCGCCGCCCACCTACTACGTGGCCTCGCTGCTGGTCGACTCCTGCCTGCCGGCGCTGCGCGAGCACAACGACCTGGGCCTTGAGCGCCATGGCATTTCCGCACCGCCCAGCATCTGGATCGGCAACCGGGTGACCGCCTCGTGCCACTACGACGCGCCCAGCAACATTGCCTGCTGCGCGGTGGGCCGTCGCCGCTTCACCGTGTTCCCTCCCGAGCAGGTGCACAACCTGTACCCGGGTCCGCTGCAGCCCACGCCAGGGGGCCAGGCAGTGAGCGTGGTGGATTTCGATGCCCCGGACCTTGAGCGCTACCCGCGCTTCGCCGCGGCGATGGAGGCCGGCCAGACCGTCGTGCTTGAGCCTGGTGACGCGATCTTCATTCCCAGCCTGTGGTGGCACCACGTGAAGGGGCTGGATCCGTTCACCGTGCTGGTCAACTACTGGTGGAGCAGCATGCCGGAGTGGATCCCCACGCCGATGCATGCGCTCAACATGGCGCTGTGGTCCATCCGCGATCGCCCCGAGCACGAGAAGCGGGCCTGGCGGGAAACGTTCGAGTACTACGTGTTCGGTCCGGCCGAGCGTGCCGGCGAGCACCTGCCGCCGCCCGCACGTGGCGAGTTGGGGCCGTTCGATGAGATGGCCTCCCGGCGCATGCGCGCGGCACTGATCGCGAAACTCAACCGCTGA
- a CDS encoding tryptophan halogenase family protein: MEKNRIRKVVIAGGGTAGWVAACALTHQFRDLLDITLVESEQVGTVGVGESTIPTIRTFHKLLQIDEREFLSAVAGSYKLAISFENWIRPGSHYFHPFGTTGVNTWSADFHQFWLESRRRGLQSELGDYCLETAAARQDRFALFNTGQNAQQWSMRWTQAATMERKDVSYAYHFDAGLYAAFMRIRCEGSGLKRIEGKIAQVRQDPDSGFVQALVLEDGQVIEGDLFIDCTGARAVLSEQALHTGYEDWNHWLPSNRAVALQTEADGPAVPYTRAIAHEAGWHWKISLQHRIGCGIVFSDAHMSDDEATARLLAENPAKPLRDPWIIPFRTGRRRKSWNKNVVALGLASGFIEPLESTSIHLTLSAVTRLVQFFPFEGISQAAVDRYNQVSRQELEHVRDFVVLHYHLNQRDEPLWRQCREMELPPGLAERIQVFRETGYAWQGEDELFRLDSWTHCMLGQGVVPQNHHPLTRALSDADLKRLLDGVRKPIDAAVAAMPSHQQFLDSYCKAPASAWEQMYARARQHERVTGKVAGVGGDLTR, encoded by the coding sequence TTGGAAAAGAACCGGATCCGCAAGGTAGTCATCGCCGGTGGCGGCACCGCGGGCTGGGTGGCGGCGTGCGCACTGACCCACCAGTTCCGCGACCTGCTCGACATCACCCTGGTCGAGTCGGAGCAGGTCGGCACCGTCGGCGTGGGCGAATCCACTATCCCGACCATCCGCACCTTCCACAAGCTGCTGCAGATCGACGAGCGCGAGTTCCTCAGCGCCGTGGCCGGAAGCTACAAGCTGGCAATCTCGTTCGAGAACTGGATTCGCCCGGGCTCGCACTACTTCCACCCGTTCGGCACCACCGGCGTGAATACCTGGTCGGCCGACTTCCACCAGTTCTGGCTGGAAAGTCGCCGCCGCGGCCTGCAGAGCGAACTGGGCGACTACTGCCTGGAAACCGCCGCCGCACGCCAGGATCGCTTCGCCCTGTTCAATACCGGCCAGAACGCCCAGCAGTGGTCGATGCGCTGGACCCAGGCGGCCACGATGGAACGCAAGGATGTGAGTTACGCCTACCACTTCGACGCCGGGCTGTATGCCGCATTCATGCGGATCAGGTGCGAGGGCAGCGGGCTCAAGCGCATCGAAGGCAAGATCGCCCAGGTTCGCCAGGACCCGGACAGCGGCTTCGTGCAGGCATTGGTGCTGGAAGACGGGCAGGTCATCGAGGGCGACCTGTTCATCGACTGCACCGGCGCGCGCGCGGTACTGAGCGAGCAGGCGCTGCACACCGGCTACGAGGACTGGAACCACTGGCTGCCGAGCAATCGTGCGGTGGCGCTGCAGACCGAGGCCGACGGACCGGCGGTGCCCTACACCCGCGCGATCGCGCACGAGGCCGGCTGGCACTGGAAGATTTCGCTGCAGCACCGGATCGGCTGCGGCATCGTGTTCTCCGATGCGCACATGTCCGACGACGAGGCGACCGCCAGACTGCTCGCCGAGAACCCGGCCAAGCCGCTGCGCGACCCGTGGATCATCCCGTTCCGCACCGGCCGCCGCCGCAAGTCCTGGAACAAGAACGTGGTCGCGCTGGGCCTGGCGAGCGGCTTCATCGAGCCGCTGGAGTCCACCAGCATCCACCTGACCCTGAGCGCGGTCACCCGTCTGGTGCAGTTCTTCCCCTTCGAGGGCATCAGCCAGGCCGCGGTGGACCGCTACAACCAGGTCAGCCGCCAGGAGCTGGAGCACGTCCGCGATTTCGTCGTGCTGCATTACCACCTCAATCAGCGCGACGAGCCGCTGTGGCGCCAGTGCCGCGAGATGGAACTGCCGCCGGGCCTGGCCGAGCGTATCCAGGTGTTCCGCGAGACCGGCTACGCGTGGCAGGGGGAAGACGAGCTGTTCCGCCTCGACTCCTGGACCCACTGCATGCTCGGCCAGGGCGTGGTGCCCCAGAACCACCACCCGCTGACTCGCGCGCTGTCGGACGCCGATCTCAAGCGCCTGCTCGACGGCGTGCGCAAGCCGATCGATGCCGCGGTGGCGGCCATGCCCAGCCACCAGCAGTTCCTCGACAGCTACTGCAAGGCGCCGGCCTCGGCCTGGGAACAGATGTACGCACGCGCCCGGCAGCATGAGCGGGTGACCGGCAAGGTCGCGGGCGTTGGCGGAGACCTGACCAGGTGA
- a CDS encoding DUF6445 family protein — MLIQAHPGRRLEVRRLGAEGTPLLVVDQAVADPDRLVGKAARGHFTRQGALFPGLRLRAPLSYEAFLEQLLRPLLDEHFGLPSQGRLAFPTCHYSLVTLPPDRLDFLQRIPHIDSVQANGLAVMHYLFHGDWGGTAFYRHRATGFEYVDASRHSTYFQTLQEESLREDATGPGYINGDSALFEQIGSVDGVYNRLVVYRRNVLHSGNIDSTRVPPADVHAGRLSINSFIDVVGPTR; from the coding sequence ATGCTGATCCAGGCTCATCCCGGACGGCGCCTTGAGGTGCGGCGGCTCGGCGCGGAAGGGACACCGCTGCTGGTCGTGGACCAGGCGGTAGCCGACCCCGACCGCCTGGTGGGCAAGGCCGCGCGCGGACACTTCACCCGGCAGGGGGCGCTGTTCCCGGGGCTGCGCCTGCGTGCGCCGCTGTCGTACGAAGCGTTCCTGGAGCAACTGCTGCGTCCGCTGCTGGACGAACACTTCGGGCTGCCGTCGCAGGGCCGGCTCGCTTTCCCCACGTGCCACTACTCGCTGGTGACCCTGCCGCCGGATCGGCTGGACTTCCTGCAGCGCATTCCGCACATCGACTCGGTGCAGGCCAACGGCCTGGCCGTGATGCATTACCTGTTCCACGGGGACTGGGGCGGTACTGCCTTCTACCGGCATCGGGCCACGGGCTTCGAGTACGTGGATGCCTCGCGCCATTCGACCTACTTCCAGACCCTGCAGGAGGAAAGCCTACGCGAGGATGCGACCGGGCCGGGCTATATCAACGGGGATTCCGCCCTGTTCGAACAGATCGGCAGCGTCGACGGCGTCTACAACCGGCTCGTGGTCTACCGACGCAACGTGCTGCACTCGGGCAACATCGACAGCACGCGCGTGCCGCCGGCGGATGTCCATGCCGGGCGCCTGTCGATCAACAGTTTCATCGACGTGGTGGGGCCGACGCGATGA
- the uvrD gene encoding DNA helicase II — translation MDVSHLIDGLNPAQREAVSAPPGHYLVLAGAGSGKTRVLTHRIAWLNEVVGVPVHGIFAVTFTNKAAGEMRHRADALLRHGSRGLWIGTFHGLAHRLLRLHWQDAKLPEGFQILDSDDQLRLVKRVVQQLEFDEARFPPRQIAWWINAQKDEGRRPQHIQSAGDEWSQVMLRSYALYQERCDRAGLVDFAEILLRAHELLRDTPALLAHYRQRFGQLLVDEFQDTNGVQYGFVRLLAGDTGQVFVVGDDDQSIYGWRGAKVENMQRFLRDYPGAHTIRLEQNYRSSANILGAANAVIAHNPERLGKQLWTDSGEGEPIDLYAAYNEIDEARFVVERVAQWVHGGGSHGDCAVLYRSNAQSRAFEETLLAEQVPYRVYGGVRFFERAEVKDTLAYLRLVANRADDAAFERAVNTPTRGIGDRTLDEVRREARAAAVSLWEASLRVQQGNALAARARNALATFHALVDAIAGEVVELPLKDKIDHVLLRSGLRVHYTNESKGAADSRVDNLDELVSVASRFVKGDEEDAAQLSELVAFLAYAALEAGEGQAQAGEDGVQLMSLHSAKGLEFPLVFLAGMEEGLFPNARSIEESGRLEEERRLAYVGITRARQKLVLSYAESRRLHGQDMYGVPSRFLREIPASLLHEVRPRVQVSRPAFAPRPRRDWGHASLEESPGLKLGQNVAHAKFGTGVVTDIEGSGAHARVQVNFDDAGSKWLVLAYANLTPA, via the coding sequence ATGGATGTCTCCCACCTGATCGACGGGCTGAACCCGGCCCAGCGCGAGGCCGTGTCCGCTCCGCCGGGCCATTACCTTGTGCTCGCGGGCGCCGGCAGCGGCAAGACCCGCGTGCTCACCCACCGCATCGCCTGGCTGAACGAGGTGGTCGGGGTGCCGGTGCACGGCATCTTCGCCGTCACCTTCACCAACAAGGCTGCCGGCGAGATGCGCCATCGCGCCGATGCGCTGTTGCGGCACGGCTCGCGCGGGCTGTGGATCGGCACCTTCCACGGCCTCGCGCACCGCCTGCTGCGCCTGCACTGGCAGGATGCGAAGCTGCCGGAAGGCTTCCAGATCCTCGACAGCGACGACCAGCTGCGCCTGGTCAAGCGCGTGGTGCAGCAGCTGGAGTTCGACGAGGCGCGCTTCCCGCCGCGGCAGATCGCGTGGTGGATCAACGCGCAGAAGGACGAGGGCCGCCGGCCGCAGCACATCCAGTCGGCCGGCGACGAGTGGTCGCAGGTGATGCTCAGGAGCTACGCGCTCTACCAGGAGCGGTGCGACCGCGCCGGGCTGGTGGATTTCGCCGAGATCCTGCTGCGCGCGCACGAACTGCTGCGCGACACCCCCGCGCTGCTGGCCCACTACCGCCAGCGCTTCGGCCAGCTGCTGGTCGACGAATTCCAGGACACCAACGGCGTGCAGTACGGCTTCGTGCGCCTGCTCGCAGGCGACACCGGCCAGGTGTTCGTGGTCGGCGACGACGACCAGTCGATCTACGGCTGGCGTGGGGCCAAGGTCGAGAACATGCAGCGCTTCCTGCGCGACTACCCGGGCGCGCACACGATCCGGCTCGAGCAGAACTACCGCTCCAGCGCCAATATCCTGGGCGCGGCCAATGCGGTGATCGCGCACAACCCGGAGCGCCTGGGCAAGCAGCTGTGGACCGACAGCGGGGAAGGCGAGCCGATCGACCTGTATGCGGCCTACAACGAGATCGACGAGGCGCGTTTCGTGGTCGAGCGCGTCGCGCAGTGGGTGCACGGCGGCGGCAGCCACGGCGACTGCGCGGTGCTCTACCGCAGCAACGCCCAGTCGCGCGCGTTCGAGGAGACGTTGCTCGCCGAACAGGTGCCATACCGCGTCTACGGCGGCGTGCGCTTCTTCGAGCGCGCCGAGGTCAAGGACACCCTGGCCTACCTGCGGCTGGTGGCCAACCGCGCCGACGATGCCGCGTTCGAGCGCGCGGTCAACACGCCCACGCGCGGCATCGGCGATCGCACCCTCGACGAGGTGCGGCGCGAGGCGCGCGCGGCGGCGGTCTCGTTGTGGGAGGCCTCGCTGCGCGTGCAGCAGGGCAATGCGTTGGCCGCGCGTGCGCGCAACGCGCTGGCGACGTTCCATGCGCTGGTCGACGCGATCGCGGGCGAAGTGGTCGAGCTGCCGCTGAAGGACAAGATCGACCACGTGCTGCTGCGTTCGGGCCTGCGCGTGCACTACACCAACGAGTCCAAGGGCGCGGCGGATTCGCGCGTGGACAACCTCGACGAACTGGTCTCGGTCGCCTCGCGCTTCGTCAAGGGCGACGAGGAGGATGCGGCGCAGCTGTCGGAACTGGTCGCGTTCCTCGCCTACGCCGCGCTCGAGGCCGGCGAGGGACAGGCGCAGGCCGGCGAGGACGGTGTGCAGCTGATGAGCCTGCACAGCGCCAAGGGCCTGGAGTTTCCGCTGGTGTTCCTGGCCGGCATGGAGGAAGGCCTGTTCCCGAACGCGCGCTCGATCGAGGAGAGCGGGCGGCTGGAAGAGGAGCGGCGCCTGGCCTACGTCGGCATCACGCGCGCGCGGCAGAAGCTGGTGCTCAGCTACGCCGAATCGCGGCGCCTGCACGGGCAGGACATGTACGGCGTGCCGTCGCGCTTCCTGCGCGAGATCCCCGCGTCGCTGCTGCACGAGGTGCGTCCACGCGTGCAGGTCTCGCGCCCGGCGTTCGCACCGCGTCCGCGCCGCGACTGGGGCCATGCCTCGCTGGAGGAATCGCCCGGCTTGAAGCTCGGCCAGAACGTCGCCCACGCCAAGTTCGGTACCGGCGTGGTCACCGACATCGAGGGCAGTGGCGCACATGCCCGGGTGCAGGTGAACTTCGACGACGCCGGCTCGAAATGGCTGGTGCTGGCGTATGCCAACCTGACGCCGGCGTAG